One Lacipirellulaceae bacterium DNA window includes the following coding sequences:
- a CDS encoding nucleoside-diphosphate sugar epimerase/dehydratase, translated as MTHQQRIARVLAQLALLSPILVCAYWASYMLRFSGAIPEFAQHAFTSTVAIMLAIKATSLVWFRAHHLWSRYVSLHDLQILAQAVTIATLGFTLLDALLLPNIIIPRSVILLDWGVTLVALATVRALPRVMSNLQWKAKAHEGVRAFIVGATDSGETLLRTLHGKSSLAYKCVGILDDRPRYRGRRLAGVEVLGGLDDTARLVKQYHVAEVLITAGELPGLRVRQLMDLAEENNFRVKVLPSYDQLLAEQVAVQPRPVAIADLLGRPHVELDDSDTRDWLNGKTLLVTGSSGSIGSEVCRQLLKMNPAKLVVLDRSETGQFFLERELRRLHPSSNIEVALADINDGDRLEAVFEQYQPDIVFHAAAYKHVPLMEAHVGEGVKNIALATRKLADLAHDFEVESFVMISTDKAVNPTSVMGSCKRLAEQYVQAKASTSDTRFVTVRFGNVLDSAGSVVPIFREQIARGGPITVTDEKMVRYFMMIPEAAQLVIQAGAMGQGGEIFVLDMGEPVRIVDLAKDMIRLSGLRVDEDIEIKFSGLRPGEKLYEELYGTEENHTETPHPKIMVAESKTRSLLEIIYDFSRLEEVANGPNDVCAAMLQEIIPLTGKRTASAKRLAA; from the coding sequence ATGACCCACCAACAACGAATCGCTCGTGTCCTGGCTCAATTGGCGTTGCTCTCGCCGATTCTGGTTTGCGCGTATTGGGCTTCGTATATGCTGAGGTTCTCTGGAGCGATTCCAGAATTCGCGCAGCACGCGTTCACCAGCACCGTCGCCATCATGCTGGCCATTAAAGCGACCTCGCTGGTGTGGTTCCGCGCTCATCATCTGTGGAGCCGATATGTCAGCCTCCACGACCTACAGATTCTTGCTCAAGCAGTCACAATTGCCACCCTCGGTTTCACCCTGCTGGACGCGTTGCTACTTCCCAACATCATCATTCCCCGCAGCGTGATCTTGCTCGACTGGGGAGTTACGCTCGTCGCTTTGGCCACGGTGCGTGCTCTGCCTCGTGTCATGAGCAACTTGCAATGGAAAGCGAAGGCCCACGAAGGTGTCCGCGCCTTCATCGTCGGGGCGACCGACTCTGGAGAGACCCTCCTGCGAACCTTGCACGGCAAATCGAGCCTTGCCTACAAGTGCGTCGGTATTCTCGATGATCGACCACGCTACCGAGGTCGACGACTCGCCGGAGTCGAGGTCTTAGGCGGCCTCGACGACACGGCACGCCTCGTCAAACAGTACCATGTGGCCGAAGTCTTGATCACCGCTGGCGAACTCCCAGGTCTGCGTGTGCGTCAGTTGATGGACTTGGCAGAAGAAAATAACTTCAGGGTCAAAGTCCTTCCCAGTTACGATCAACTGCTCGCGGAACAAGTCGCCGTTCAGCCGAGACCGGTCGCCATCGCGGACCTCTTAGGAAGACCCCATGTCGAGCTCGACGACTCAGACACACGAGATTGGCTTAACGGAAAGACGTTGCTTGTCACTGGTAGTTCAGGAAGCATCGGCTCGGAAGTTTGCCGTCAGCTACTGAAAATGAATCCAGCGAAGCTAGTCGTGCTCGACCGATCAGAGACAGGTCAGTTTTTCCTGGAACGTGAGCTACGACGATTGCATCCGAGTTCAAACATTGAAGTGGCACTGGCCGACATCAACGACGGCGATCGCCTCGAAGCAGTGTTTGAGCAGTACCAGCCCGACATCGTCTTCCACGCGGCTGCTTACAAGCACGTGCCATTGATGGAGGCTCATGTTGGCGAGGGCGTGAAGAATATCGCACTGGCAACTCGCAAGCTGGCCGACCTGGCACACGACTTCGAAGTCGAAAGTTTCGTCATGATTTCGACGGACAAGGCGGTCAACCCGACCAGCGTCATGGGTTCGTGCAAACGCCTCGCGGAGCAGTATGTGCAGGCGAAGGCCTCAACCTCAGACACTCGCTTTGTCACCGTACGTTTCGGAAATGTGCTCGATTCAGCCGGCAGCGTCGTGCCCATCTTCCGCGAACAGATCGCCCGGGGCGGACCGATTACCGTCACCGACGAGAAGATGGTCCGCTACTTCATGATGATTCCCGAAGCGGCCCAACTCGTCATCCAAGCCGGTGCGATGGGGCAAGGGGGTGAGATCTTCGTCCTCGACATGGGCGAACCGGTCCGCATCGTCGACCTCGCCAAAGACATGATTCGCCTGTCAGGACTGCGCGTCGATGAGGATATCGAAATCAAATTCTCAGGCCTCCGCCCAGGCGAAAAACTCTACGAGGAACTGTATGGCACAGAAGAAAACCATACCGAGACCCCTCACCCTAAAATCATGGTCGCCGAAAGCAAGACACGATCGCTGCTGGAAATCATCTATGATTTCTCACGGCTTGAAGAAGTCGCCAACGGACCTAATGATGTTTGTGCCGCGATGCTGCAGGAAATTATTCCGCTGACTGGGAAGCGAACGGCCAGCGCGAAACGGCTAGCGGCCTAG
- a CDS encoding PEP-CTERM sorting domain-containing protein (PEP-CTERM proteins occur, often in large numbers, in the proteomes of bacteria that also encode an exosortase, a predicted intramembrane cysteine proteinase. The presence of a PEP-CTERM domain at a protein's C-terminus predicts cleavage within the sorting domain, followed by covalent anchoring to some some component of the (usually Gram-negative) cell surface. Many PEP-CTERM proteins exhibit an unusual sequence composition that includes large numbers of potential glycosylation sites. Expression of one such protein has been shown restore the ability of a bacterium to form floc, a type of biofilm.): protein MNFRTLVTNLAARALLAAVALLASTNAARAEDLRGGLFAGLSNLDNYANAQLDAFQDEAGFVGVLEENQVDGPSLVPVTLNSNFTFGTEEDNGVFAISGNASAQSVAGILRASARTTVTDNTVSDFSVPFLTDDSDDPAGIPTTAGFSAYAGFTDRLQYGGTATNYGSRFLFRLTGRIDNPGAFVVVTIQHAEQPAQSFFFTEVGIFNEVVSTEAYVHGGGFQELSVDIQVSADADPMLDLDGDTLAADFSNTLEIIGFELRDADTNQLLTNETVTTFAGGTLPITAIPEPTAIILLAIGGLAFTRRLRGHR, encoded by the coding sequence ATGAATTTCCGTACGCTCGTAACTAATCTCGCGGCCCGCGCTCTGCTCGCCGCCGTCGCACTGCTGGCTTCTACGAACGCCGCCCGTGCCGAGGACTTACGAGGCGGCCTCTTCGCCGGCCTGTCCAACCTAGACAACTACGCCAACGCTCAGCTCGACGCATTTCAGGATGAGGCTGGCTTCGTTGGCGTGCTTGAAGAGAACCAAGTCGACGGGCCAAGCCTTGTGCCAGTCACCCTTAACAGTAACTTCACCTTTGGTACCGAAGAGGACAACGGCGTCTTCGCCATTTCCGGCAACGCCTCGGCGCAGTCCGTTGCCGGCATCCTGCGCGCCTCGGCTCGCACCACGGTTACCGACAACACCGTTTCCGACTTCAGCGTCCCCTTCCTCACTGACGATAGTGACGACCCCGCAGGCATCCCCACGACCGCCGGCTTTAGCGCCTATGCCGGATTCACCGATCGACTTCAATACGGCGGCACCGCCACCAACTACGGCTCGCGGTTCCTCTTCCGCCTCACGGGCCGTATCGACAACCCCGGTGCCTTCGTCGTCGTCACGATCCAACACGCTGAACAGCCCGCCCAGTCCTTCTTCTTCACCGAAGTCGGTATCTTTAACGAGGTCGTCTCCACCGAGGCTTACGTACACGGCGGCGGCTTCCAGGAACTCTCCGTCGACATTCAGGTCTCCGCCGACGCTGACCCCATGTTAGACTTGGACGGCGACACACTCGCCGCCGACTTCAGCAACACCCTCGAGATCATCGGCTTCGAGCTCCGCGACGCCGACACCAACCAACTCCTCACCAACGAAACCGTCACCACCTTCGCCGGCGGCACCCTGCCGATCACCGCCATCCCCGAGCCCACCGCGATCATCCTGCTTGCTATCGGCGGCCTCGCATTCACTAGGCGACTGAGAGGACATCGCTGA
- a CDS encoding DUF389 domain-containing protein → MSVALIIPQDFQPEFYLKWAMKISSARGQNLVVYDVRKSKKEVFETVDLGQESLSESGEVEEVAGIIQKAHTDAEPWLSDCKLKKVRLAEPVDPILADLLEVEAEFLILPRHRGSKSKSADFALQRELFLQAPCTTLQLCLGEGDPLACNRVVVPTRGSRNTADAIRLATDLAEDCDGQVEAIYLQEDVDESAALVGERTIRKLVHRYADDQEERVATRSLVCDEVISGIKDEANDRADLLILGASYHSIVHRFFFSSITEQIVSSELRPTTIVIRPSAPWRSRFVAACRRVVSDIVPQLDRGRRVDLVERVHRSSRWDVDFVALILLSTLIAGLGLLQNSTAVVIGAMLVAPLMTPLLGAGLALVQGNRLLAQSSVGAVTRGFLVALAVGALLGLLVQPESPTAEMLARCSPRVPDLIIAFASGLAAAYANGRPNLLSALPGVAIAAALVPPIATAGICLAMGRLELAFGAGLLFLTNIVAIILGAACSLWAVGIRSAHAHSFVSSWAPRALAALVVIMAGLGIYEWISPVQLPRSFRKAVAQRVAEEPDTRVLEVKLLRSQQGQELQLVVASPQEASDELLNDLAEMARQEFVRATDVRVETRLEQRIRADGRSGS, encoded by the coding sequence ATGAGTGTCGCGTTAATTATCCCCCAAGATTTTCAGCCTGAGTTCTATCTCAAGTGGGCAATGAAGATTTCCTCGGCACGCGGTCAGAATTTGGTCGTCTACGATGTGCGAAAGTCGAAGAAGGAAGTCTTCGAAACGGTCGACTTAGGGCAAGAGAGTCTCTCAGAAAGCGGAGAAGTTGAAGAAGTTGCTGGCATCATCCAGAAGGCACACACAGACGCAGAACCTTGGCTTTCAGATTGCAAGCTCAAGAAAGTACGACTTGCCGAGCCGGTTGATCCCATTCTTGCTGACCTATTGGAAGTCGAAGCGGAGTTTCTGATCCTCCCGCGGCATCGAGGCTCGAAGAGTAAGTCCGCAGACTTTGCCCTACAGCGAGAGTTGTTTCTGCAAGCGCCCTGCACCACCTTGCAACTTTGCCTGGGCGAGGGAGATCCGTTGGCGTGCAACAGGGTGGTTGTTCCAACACGCGGATCACGGAATACGGCCGACGCGATTCGCTTAGCGACCGATCTTGCCGAGGACTGCGATGGCCAAGTTGAGGCTATTTATCTGCAAGAGGATGTCGACGAATCGGCAGCACTTGTGGGTGAGCGTACGATCAGAAAGCTCGTCCATCGGTACGCGGATGATCAAGAGGAGCGGGTCGCTACGCGATCCCTCGTCTGTGACGAGGTGATCAGCGGGATCAAGGATGAAGCCAACGATCGGGCTGACTTGCTGATTCTAGGGGCGAGCTATCATTCGATTGTCCATCGCTTTTTCTTTTCATCGATCACTGAGCAGATTGTCTCCTCAGAACTTCGACCGACAACGATTGTTATTCGGCCCTCAGCGCCTTGGCGAAGCCGCTTCGTTGCTGCGTGCCGTCGGGTGGTGAGCGATATCGTCCCGCAACTCGATCGTGGCCGTCGGGTTGATCTTGTGGAGCGGGTGCATCGAAGTTCTCGCTGGGACGTGGATTTTGTCGCGCTAATTCTGCTCTCGACTTTGATCGCCGGGTTAGGGCTCCTGCAGAACTCCACGGCAGTGGTGATCGGAGCCATGCTGGTCGCACCGCTGATGACGCCGCTGCTGGGAGCCGGGCTGGCGCTCGTTCAAGGAAACCGTCTTTTGGCCCAGTCTTCGGTCGGGGCGGTGACGAGAGGGTTTCTCGTTGCGCTGGCGGTCGGCGCTCTGTTGGGTCTGCTCGTCCAACCAGAATCACCAACCGCTGAGATGCTCGCCCGCTGTTCGCCACGGGTCCCCGACCTCATCATCGCATTCGCCAGCGGACTGGCCGCGGCTTATGCCAACGGTAGGCCGAATCTGTTGTCCGCACTGCCTGGTGTGGCCATTGCCGCGGCCTTGGTGCCGCCGATTGCGACTGCCGGAATCTGCTTAGCGATGGGAAGGCTCGAGCTGGCGTTCGGGGCCGGACTGCTCTTTCTGACGAACATCGTGGCGATCATTCTGGGCGCCGCTTGCAGTTTATGGGCGGTGGGGATACGCAGCGCTCACGCGCATAGCTTCGTTTCCTCGTGGGCTCCCCGTGCCCTGGCGGCACTTGTGGTCATCATGGCAGGCTTAGGGATCTACGAATGGATCTCTCCCGTGCAGTTGCCCCGAAGTTTTCGAAAGGCGGTCGCCCAGCGCGTGGCCGAAGAACCTGACACGCGAGTCCTAGAGGTCAAGCTACTGCGATCCCAACAGGGGCAAGAATTGCAACTCGTCGTGGCCTCGCCGCAAGAAGCCAGTGACGAGCTCCTGAATGATCTTGCGGAGATGGCGAGGCAGGAGTTTGTGCGAGCAACCGACGTGCGGGTTGAGACTCGCCTGGAGCAGCGAATTCGAGCTGATGGACGGAGTGGGTCTTAG
- a CDS encoding carboxypeptidase-like regulatory domain-containing protein: protein MKRHTWWQRTCAWVAAATVVVPMQVMAKPPVVAPQVQAKTQITQPAVKTVDVALDANGRLIGEIVNVQGQPQAKAKVALIQGKKTRFVQTSARGEFRFDNVATGSYQLQVGKQLKPCRVWKQAAAPPKANQGVMLISGEQIVRGQTYCGSPVAAGYGGFKEAMTHPLVVAGVVAAAIAIPVAIHNSDDDDNSSTTP from the coding sequence ATGAAACGTCACACATGGTGGCAGCGGACATGCGCATGGGTGGCCGCAGCGACAGTGGTTGTTCCGATGCAGGTCATGGCGAAACCGCCTGTCGTCGCACCTCAGGTGCAAGCGAAGACACAAATCACTCAACCTGCGGTAAAGACCGTAGACGTGGCATTGGATGCCAACGGTCGGCTCATTGGCGAGATCGTCAACGTCCAGGGACAGCCTCAAGCGAAGGCCAAGGTGGCTTTGATCCAAGGCAAGAAAACTCGTTTTGTGCAAACGAGCGCGCGCGGTGAATTCCGTTTCGACAACGTGGCGACAGGCAGTTACCAATTGCAGGTTGGTAAGCAGCTCAAGCCTTGTCGCGTCTGGAAGCAAGCGGCCGCTCCGCCGAAGGCCAACCAGGGCGTGATGCTGATCTCAGGCGAACAGATTGTGCGTGGCCAAACGTACTGTGGCAGCCCCGTGGCAGCCGGATATGGCGGGTTCAAGGAAGCGATGACGCACCCCTTGGTTGTCGCCGGCGTGGTCGCTGCAGCCATTGCGATTCCTGTCGCGATTCACAACTCTGATGATGACGATAACTCTTCGACAACTCCGTAG
- a CDS encoding carboxypeptidase-like regulatory domain-containing protein, producing MKRIKIQFAAAAVACASMLISPIAMAAPAAKQARPSDIALRDGGVLVGQIMTPQGTAVASAPVSIQKNGREIIRVATNAKGEFTVAHLKGGVYQVAAPGHQGSYRLWAPKTAPPAASTGLMAVAGDQAVLGNHGAGPFATVTNWVATHPIMTAGIVAAAVAIPLAVDDDDDNAATGP from the coding sequence ATGAAACGAATCAAGATTCAATTTGCTGCCGCTGCTGTCGCCTGTGCCAGCATGCTTATCTCACCAATTGCGATGGCAGCCCCAGCGGCTAAGCAAGCTCGACCCTCGGATATCGCACTCCGTGATGGCGGCGTTCTCGTGGGACAAATTATGACTCCGCAGGGAACCGCTGTAGCATCCGCTCCCGTTTCGATTCAAAAGAACGGTCGCGAAATCATCCGCGTCGCCACCAACGCCAAAGGCGAATTCACTGTGGCTCACCTGAAGGGCGGAGTTTACCAAGTAGCTGCCCCCGGACATCAAGGTTCGTACCGTCTGTGGGCACCCAAAACGGCTCCACCAGCCGCCAGCACTGGTCTAATGGCAGTTGCCGGTGATCAGGCTGTGTTGGGCAACCATGGTGCTGGTCCTTTCGCTACGGTCACGAACTGGGTCGCAACTCACCCAATTATGACTGCCGGTATCGTTGCCGCTGCGGTTGCGATTCCTTTAGCAGTCGATGACGACGACGACAACGCAGCAACGGGTCCTTAA
- a CDS encoding CpsB/CapC family capsule biosynthesis tyrosine phosphatase — protein MSHSFVDIHCHLLPGVDDGSPDLATTLQMAQMAEKSGTRAMILTPHQLGANSHNHGDDLKRRTEELQQQLAAHGSRLQVLPGADVRIEDGMFEKLATGEVLTLADRRRHVLLELPHELYFPLEGVLEQLGRMGMVGILSHPERNEGLLRDPTVLPHLVNAGCLMQVTASSLIGGMGEAPRRLAEWMVAEGLVHFLATDAHGVRSRRPKMRRSFDRLSQLAGLETAIELCCDNPALVAAGEDVTPGRRQTQTKGWRRFFAGKAA, from the coding sequence ATGTCGCATTCGTTCGTCGATATCCATTGCCATCTGCTACCTGGGGTTGACGATGGCTCTCCCGATTTGGCGACCACGCTGCAGATGGCGCAGATGGCTGAAAAGAGCGGCACGCGGGCGATGATTCTAACGCCTCATCAACTCGGAGCAAACTCCCACAATCACGGCGACGATCTCAAGCGACGCACTGAGGAACTACAGCAACAGCTCGCCGCTCACGGGTCGCGGTTGCAGGTATTGCCGGGGGCTGATGTAAGAATCGAAGACGGCATGTTCGAGAAGCTAGCGACTGGCGAAGTGTTAACGCTAGCGGATCGTAGGCGGCATGTTCTTCTTGAGTTGCCGCACGAGCTTTACTTTCCGCTCGAAGGCGTGTTAGAGCAACTTGGACGCATGGGCATGGTGGGGATTCTCTCCCACCCTGAACGGAATGAAGGCTTACTGCGAGATCCGACCGTCTTGCCTCATCTGGTCAATGCAGGCTGCTTGATGCAGGTGACGGCTAGCAGCCTGATTGGGGGGATGGGAGAAGCTCCGCGACGGCTGGCTGAGTGGATGGTTGCCGAGGGGCTGGTTCATTTTCTAGCGACTGACGCCCACGGCGTGCGATCGCGTCGGCCTAAGATGCGACGGTCTTTCGATCGACTGAGTCAACTCGCAGGTCTTGAGACTGCCATTGAACTTTGCTGTGACAATCCCGCATTGGTTGCCGCCGGTGAGGATGTGACCCCAGGCCGACGCCAGACTCAAACCAAGGGTTGGCGTCGTTTCTTTGCCGGGAAGGCGGCCTAA
- a CDS encoding carbon storage regulator, producing the protein MLVLSRKSGEKIHVGDDIVVEVKRVTGTRVTIAIQAPRDLRILRGELKQAATEFEIELPEDSQGSEQPAAIASTEKTSEAEDRLRMTIAASDAFLSEHQKLTSLNPTSLDMGNTVIS; encoded by the coding sequence ATGTTAGTTTTAAGCAGAAAGTCAGGGGAAAAAATTCACGTCGGTGACGACATCGTTGTCGAAGTTAAGCGAGTCACCGGGACACGCGTCACGATTGCCATTCAGGCCCCGCGTGATCTGCGGATCCTTCGCGGTGAACTAAAGCAAGCGGCCACTGAATTCGAAATCGAACTGCCTGAAGATAGTCAGGGGTCGGAACAGCCAGCCGCGATAGCATCGACTGAGAAGACGAGCGAAGCGGAAGATCGGCTCCGTATGACCATCGCTGCTAGCGATGCGTTTCTGTCCGAGCACCAGAAGCTAACGAGCCTCAACCCTACAAGCCTCGACATGGGTAATACGGTGATTAGCTAG
- a CDS encoding DegT/DnrJ/EryC1/StrS family aminotransferase, which yields MTFSLHEREDADDHSSGSYPWPLADQEVRLALEKAFQDGSWGSYFGGNSEELTAALSDFFSLDHVALCSSGTIAVELALRGCGVEAGDEVILAGYDFPGNFRAVEAIGARPVLVDIKPETWSLDPQQVEEAASSEVKAVLVSYLHGGLADVVTLQKISQKHGWALVEDTCQQPGATVGGKLAGTWGDAAVLSFGGSKLLTAGRGGAVLTADASIKQRIVRHQERGNDAFPLSELQAAVLLPQLGKLRERNQTRTKRLAQVREVTAEAGDLLRPVQINDEDSPAFYKHAWSLVPAGKDPDVRSSLLAKTREAGLPIGEGFRGFAKRSERRCRKPVPLTWSECYANSTLLLHHPILLAKEKAALEAAHSFVDCLRSLSNEHNADLSS from the coding sequence GTGACATTCAGCTTACATGAGCGAGAAGATGCTGACGACCATTCAAGTGGGAGCTATCCCTGGCCGCTTGCTGATCAGGAAGTGAGGCTGGCCCTAGAGAAGGCCTTTCAAGACGGAAGTTGGGGAAGCTACTTCGGCGGAAACTCAGAAGAACTCACGGCTGCCTTGTCCGACTTTTTCTCGCTGGATCACGTTGCACTCTGTAGCTCAGGGACGATTGCCGTGGAGCTGGCGCTGCGAGGCTGCGGCGTTGAGGCGGGTGACGAGGTGATTCTCGCCGGTTATGACTTCCCAGGTAATTTCCGAGCCGTTGAAGCCATCGGTGCCCGACCCGTGCTCGTTGATATCAAGCCGGAAACGTGGTCGCTTGATCCCCAGCAAGTGGAAGAAGCGGCAAGCAGTGAAGTGAAGGCGGTGTTAGTTTCGTACCTCCATGGTGGGCTTGCTGATGTTGTTACTCTTCAAAAGATTTCGCAAAAGCACGGCTGGGCTCTCGTCGAAGACACGTGCCAACAGCCGGGGGCTACCGTAGGCGGAAAATTGGCGGGCACATGGGGGGACGCGGCGGTTCTCAGCTTTGGCGGCAGCAAACTCTTAACGGCCGGTCGTGGTGGTGCCGTGCTCACTGCTGATGCCTCCATCAAGCAGCGGATCGTTCGACATCAGGAACGAGGGAACGATGCGTTTCCGTTAAGTGAACTGCAGGCGGCTGTCTTGCTGCCACAGCTTGGAAAGCTGCGTGAGAGAAATCAAACTCGAACGAAACGGCTTGCCCAAGTCAGAGAGGTTACTGCAGAGGCGGGCGACCTTCTTCGTCCGGTGCAAATCAACGACGAAGACTCCCCCGCCTTCTATAAGCATGCGTGGTCGCTGGTCCCCGCTGGGAAGGATCCAGACGTAAGGAGCAGCTTGCTCGCGAAAACGCGCGAAGCGGGCTTGCCAATTGGTGAAGGGTTTCGCGGGTTCGCCAAACGGTCAGAACGACGCTGCCGGAAACCTGTTCCCCTAACCTGGTCTGAATGTTACGCGAACTCGACCCTGCTGTTGCATCACCCGATCCTACTGGCAAAAGAAAAGGCCGCCTTGGAAGCGGCCCATTCCTTCGTTGATTGCTTGCGATCACTTTCTAATGAGCATAATGCAGACTTATCTAGCTAA
- a CDS encoding GTP-binding protein, producing the protein MRFLMIGGFLGAGKTTTLARLARHYVAAGQKVALVTNDQAYGLVDTQSLRSQGFDVGEVPGACFCCKFTDLIDTVAELSAEHRPDIILAEPVGSCTDLVSTVLRPLANLYGDDYELAPLAVLCKPEHGERILEEGHTGFSPQAAYLFLKQLEEAELIVLNKIDKLDAPKREKLLQLLSQRFPEKPIVSLSAKEGHGFEDFLGHLEGTSSLDRPAMEIDYDIYAEGEAELGWLNATVKVTGKESNASPWPLDGFVAALVETLAMDFSRVELEPGHVKVLGSSLTEEGNLVNAVANWVALGEAVELSVASNSNVEEADILINARIASDPTAIADTVASAIERVAKSSNLARELISLQHFSPARPEPTHRMTS; encoded by the coding sequence ATGCGATTCTTGATGATTGGGGGCTTTCTCGGTGCCGGCAAAACGACCACGCTGGCTCGTCTCGCACGGCACTACGTTGCTGCCGGACAGAAAGTAGCACTCGTCACCAACGATCAGGCCTACGGACTGGTCGATACTCAATCATTGCGTTCGCAAGGCTTCGACGTTGGTGAGGTCCCCGGGGCCTGCTTCTGCTGCAAGTTCACGGACCTCATCGACACCGTGGCTGAACTCTCTGCAGAGCATCGCCCAGACATCATTCTTGCAGAACCGGTCGGCAGTTGCACAGACCTAGTCTCAACAGTCTTGCGCCCCTTAGCCAACCTGTACGGCGATGATTACGAACTGGCCCCCCTCGCGGTCCTCTGCAAACCGGAGCATGGCGAGCGTATTCTCGAAGAGGGACACACTGGCTTTTCACCCCAGGCTGCTTATCTGTTCCTGAAGCAGCTAGAAGAAGCTGAGCTGATCGTGCTGAACAAGATCGATAAACTCGACGCGCCCAAGAGAGAAAAACTCTTGCAACTATTGAGTCAACGCTTTCCTGAGAAGCCGATCGTTTCCCTGAGTGCCAAGGAGGGGCACGGTTTCGAGGATTTTCTGGGGCACCTGGAGGGAACTTCGTCGCTAGACCGACCGGCCATGGAGATCGACTACGACATTTATGCTGAGGGAGAAGCGGAGCTTGGCTGGCTCAACGCAACGGTGAAGGTAACGGGCAAAGAATCCAATGCCAGCCCTTGGCCCTTGGACGGTTTTGTGGCAGCGCTCGTCGAGACTCTCGCAATGGATTTCTCCCGAGTTGAACTCGAGCCTGGCCACGTGAAAGTGCTCGGATCCTCACTCACCGAGGAAGGCAACCTTGTAAACGCTGTCGCAAACTGGGTCGCACTTGGCGAGGCGGTCGAACTCTCCGTAGCTTCAAATAGCAACGTCGAGGAGGCCGATATCCTCATCAATGCTCGCATTGCTAGCGATCCAACAGCCATTGCAGATACGGTCGCCTCAGCAATCGAAAGGGTTGCAAAGTCTAGCAACTTAGCCAGAGAACTTATCAGCCTGCAGCACTTCAGCCCGGCCCGCCCCGAGCCAACCCACCGAATGACTAGCTAG
- a CDS encoding carbon storage regulator — translation MLVLTRKQNEQIRIGEDITITVIRTKGKAVRLGIQAPSNISVLRGELVFDSSDEAEVEKVTSKMHNSASESVTKNRLHSPVAQGSPFVEEITPKGEDHRRSTLHWSDDDSSRSGEESALGAATISAVTMRDFLDSRVGV, via the coding sequence ATGTTGGTTCTTACAAGGAAGCAAAACGAACAAATTCGTATCGGCGAGGACATCACCATCACCGTGATTCGCACCAAAGGAAAAGCGGTCCGCCTGGGGATCCAAGCACCTTCGAACATCAGCGTGCTGCGAGGCGAATTGGTTTTTGATAGCTCGGACGAAGCCGAAGTTGAGAAAGTCACTTCGAAGATGCACAACTCTGCTTCAGAGAGTGTCACGAAGAATCGACTGCACTCTCCAGTCGCCCAAGGCTCACCTTTCGTAGAAGAGATTACGCCCAAGGGCGAAGATCATCGCAGGTCAACCTTGCACTGGTCAGATGACGACTCGTCACGCTCCGGTGAAGAATCGGCCCTGGGAGCAGCGACGATTTCCGCAGTCACGATGCGCGACTTCCTAGATTCTCGCGTTGGAGTTTAG